One Tubulanus polymorphus chromosome 5, tnTubPoly1.2, whole genome shotgun sequence DNA segment encodes these proteins:
- the LOC141905863 gene encoding excitatory amino acid transporter-like — protein MKKMERDASTATIAMLLKHVRNSTDGDSVASVVRSKDIRVEKLPLRRRIAKFLRTNLLLVLTAAGIVVGFAAGLVTRKYEPSKDTLIWLGLPGDLFLRLLKMMILPLIVSCVISGTASLDARSNGKISLLSVIYIIATNVLACLVGIVFALAIKPGVGVTEIAAGGGDKTRDILQTQDIFADLVRNIVPDNVVGACIEKTQTIYVKEKAVVILNTSDGYANTTKEVLHKTIGAARGTNLIGIIFACLVFGMATRAAGEKGKPFLMFFQSTADIVIKIMRWFLWYTPIGVASLIAAALASITDLEKTFSQLGMFILTVTVGLLLHQVVLLQLIHFVLTRENPYSFYAKLLRPWLTGFAATSTAVAIPDMYRSCDSKKIDKRVSRFVIPFCVTLNADGSAIFISAAAMFIAQMSSINLDPGQICVIGILTAVSTLALPSVPSSSIVTLVIILSSIGIPTRDIAILFTVEWFLDRVRTTGNIVSHCFCAAFTDYYCKKDLALLDELAKSRPDVDDVESSVSGSNDSVTGAKNVTFCITDEDKDEEDQAYESLTHITNSAETIID, from the coding sequence ATGAAAAAAATGGAGCGGGACGCTAGTACAGCCACCATCGCTATGTTGCTGAAACACGTCAGAAACAGTACGGACGGCGACTCGGTTGCTTCCGTTGTGCGCAGCAAAGACATCCGCGTCGAGAAACTTCCGCTGCGACGACGAATCGCGAAATTCTTACGGACGAATTTGTTGCTCGTATTGACAGCCGCGGGAATCGTAGTAGGATTCGCCGCCGGACTCGTCACGCGTAAATACGAGCCTTCCAAGGATACCTTGATCTGGCTCGGTTTGCCGGGCGATCTGTTCTTGCGattgttgaaaatgatgattttgccGTTGATCGTGTCGTGCGTGATATCCGGCACGGCGAGTTTAGACGCGCGGTCGAACGGCAAAATCAGCCTGCTGTCAGTGATCTACATAATCGCGACGAACGTCCTCGCTTGTCTGGTCGGGATAGTGTTCGCGTTGGCGATCAAACCGGGCGTCGGCGTTACGGAGATCGCGGCCGGTGGCGGCGATAAAACGCGCGACATTCTTCAAACTCAGGATATTTTTGCCGATCTCGTTCGCAATATCGTTCCCGACAACGTGGTCGGCGCGTGCATCGAAAAAACGCAGACGATCTACGTCAAAGAGAAGGCCGTCGTTATCTTAAACACATCTGACGGTTACGCGAACACGACGAAAGAAGTGCTGCACAAAACGATCGGTGCGGCGCGAGGTACAAATTTGATCGGCATCATTTTCGCGTGTCTCGTATTCGGAATGGCGACACGAGCCGCCGGCGAAAAGGGCAAACCGTTCTTGATGTTTTTCCAATCGACCGCCGACATCGTCATCAAGATCATGCGTTGGTTTCTGTGGTACACGCCGATCGGCGTCGCGAGTCTGATCGCCGCGGCGTTGGCGTCAATTACCGACCTCGAAAAGACGTTCTCGCAGCTCGGGATGTTTATTTTGACGGTGACGGTCGGTTTGCTGTTGCATCAAGTTGTCCTGCTGCAGTTGATTCATTTCGTGTTGACGCGCGAGAATCCGTACTCGTTCTACGCGAAGTTGTTGCGACCGTGGCTGACCGGTTTCGCCGCGACGAGCACGGCCGTTGCGATACCCGACATGTACCGCAGCTGCGACAGCAAGAAAATCGACAAGCGTGTATCGCGTTTCGTAATACCGTTCTGCGTTACGTTAAACGCCGACGGCAGCGCCATCTTTATATCGGCGGCGGCGATGTTCATCGCACAGATGAGCAGCATCAATCTCGATCCCGGGCAGATTTGCGTGATCGGTATTTTGACGGCCGTGTCGACGCTCGCGTTGCCGTCCGTCCCGAGCTCGAGCATCGTAACTTTAGTCATCATCCTGTCGTCGATCGGTATTCCGACGCGCGACATCGCGATCCTGTTCACGGTCGAGTGGTTCCTTGATCGCGTACGCACGACCGGTAACATCGTCAGCCATTGTTTCTGCGCCGCGTTCACCGATTATTACTGCAAGAAAGACCTGGCGCTGCTCGACGAGCTGGCGAAATCTCGGCCGGACGTCGACGACGTCGAAAGTTCAGTGTCCGGCTCGAATGACAGCGTAACCGGCGCAAAGAACGTGACTTTCTGCATCACCGACGAGGATAAAGACGAAGAAGACCAGGCGTACGAGAGTTTAACCCATATTACGAATTCGGCAGAGACCATTATTGACTAA